From the Maioricimonas rarisocia genome, one window contains:
- a CDS encoding FHA domain-containing protein: MQAILEATSGPAAGSRLKFDADRETTVGRTDAADLVIGADFFLSRVHFAVRFDPDEQMWRLRDLESRHGTRIDDEPVTETLLPDGGTIEAGKSTFRVQCEMEASLLAEMLPVAAGAALFAATAASERSPSVEPKYDRSRCHSGLRSMMSMEAEPAPAEIAWLLARRFPMFLIADFSKLSLPLPEQLEKKTFLFNWMDDEVLPFCSPLLLGPDDPVDPYEIIDEMWGKDAVMCLYSTLEKPDLLLRLRAAIRRDDGTSRSIPNGILGYCWPEAGRAVLESAPEKLTAPLMDCVTAVLTEIDEPAGWRVFCRKDNEASVRSALER, translated from the coding sequence GTGCAGGCGATTCTCGAAGCGACGTCCGGTCCGGCGGCGGGATCGCGATTGAAGTTTGACGCCGATCGGGAAACGACCGTCGGCCGGACCGACGCGGCCGACCTGGTGATCGGAGCCGACTTCTTCCTGTCCCGCGTTCACTTCGCGGTCCGGTTCGATCCGGACGAGCAGATGTGGCGCCTCCGCGACCTGGAGAGTCGGCACGGCACGCGAATCGACGACGAACCGGTCACCGAGACGCTGCTGCCGGACGGCGGAACGATCGAGGCGGGAAAGAGCACGTTTCGCGTCCAGTGCGAAATGGAAGCGAGCCTGCTGGCCGAGATGCTTCCGGTTGCGGCGGGAGCGGCCCTGTTCGCCGCGACGGCTGCCAGCGAACGATCACCTTCGGTGGAGCCGAAGTACGATCGCAGCCGATGCCATTCGGGGCTGCGGTCCATGATGAGCATGGAGGCGGAACCGGCACCGGCCGAGATTGCCTGGCTGCTGGCCCGCCGGTTCCCGATGTTTCTCATTGCCGACTTCTCCAAGCTGTCGCTGCCTCTGCCGGAACAGCTCGAGAAGAAGACCTTCCTGTTCAACTGGATGGACGACGAGGTCCTGCCGTTCTGTTCGCCTCTGCTGCTCGGACCGGACGACCCGGTCGATCCTTATGAGATCATTGACGAAATGTGGGGCAAGGATGCGGTGATGTGCCTGTATTCGACGCTCGAGAAACCGGATCTGCTGCTGCGATTGCGGGCGGCGATTCGCCGCGACGATGGCACGTCGCGGAGTATTCCGAACGGGATTCTCGGGTACTGCTGGCCGGAGGCGGGGCGGGCTGTGCTCGAGTCGGCACCGGAGAAACTGACGGCTCCGCTGATGGACTGCGTCACGGCGGTTCTGACGGAAATCGACGAACCGGCGGG
- the tssA gene encoding type VI secretion system protein TssA, giving the protein MSTASVIEFDDLLAPISDESPAGEDIRQDFSPQSVYFSIKDAQSLARTEERKRRDAFDEDPDASFRPEDWNPVLVYAEQILVEKSKDLEVAAWYVEALLRHHGFAGVRDGFRLLRELIDKYWEDIYPRPDEDGLITTVAPITSLNGEDAAGTLIWPITNIPLTDAEPWGCWQYQQAQRLQGLDPQELEERIEEGAVTLDMFDKAVQSTPPSFFRELVADIESALDELRQLTALMDDRCGVDDSGYPVAPSTRNIEQALEEALAMVRTATAGIDIEPVAEAPPAEEGGGKEAGEATEGAPAGVQAAAAAPAVSGGMTREQAYRAVQDLADYFKKHEPHSPTAYLLEKAVRWGRMPLPRLLNELIVDQPTLAELFRLMGMEESEDGPHM; this is encoded by the coding sequence ATGTCTACTGCGTCCGTCATCGAGTTTGACGATCTGCTTGCTCCCATTTCCGACGAGTCGCCGGCTGGAGAGGACATCCGCCAGGACTTCTCTCCGCAGTCGGTGTACTTCTCGATCAAGGACGCCCAGTCGCTGGCGCGGACCGAAGAACGGAAGCGTCGCGACGCCTTCGATGAAGATCCGGATGCCAGCTTTCGCCCGGAAGACTGGAATCCTGTTCTCGTCTACGCCGAACAGATCCTCGTCGAGAAGTCGAAAGACCTCGAAGTCGCCGCCTGGTATGTCGAAGCACTGCTGAGGCACCATGGCTTTGCCGGCGTGCGGGACGGCTTCCGGCTGCTTCGCGAGCTGATCGACAAATACTGGGAAGACATCTATCCTCGTCCCGACGAAGACGGTCTGATCACGACTGTCGCGCCGATCACTTCGCTGAACGGCGAAGATGCCGCCGGCACGCTCATCTGGCCGATCACCAATATCCCGCTGACCGATGCCGAGCCCTGGGGCTGCTGGCAGTATCAGCAGGCGCAGCGACTGCAGGGGCTCGATCCTCAGGAACTCGAGGAGCGAATCGAGGAAGGGGCCGTCACCCTCGACATGTTCGACAAGGCGGTGCAGTCGACACCTCCCTCGTTCTTCCGCGAACTGGTCGCCGACATCGAGTCCGCGCTCGACGAACTGCGGCAGTTGACGGCGCTGATGGACGATCGCTGCGGAGTCGACGATTCCGGCTATCCGGTTGCTCCCTCGACTCGCAACATCGAGCAGGCACTCGAAGAAGCGCTGGCGATGGTCCGGACCGCAACGGCCGGTATCGACATCGAACCCGTGGCCGAGGCCCCTCCCGCCGAAGAAGGGGGGGGAAAGGAAGCTGGCGAGGCGACCGAAGGGGCGCCGGCCGGCGTGCAGGCCGCAGCGGCCGCACCCGCCGTTTCGGGGGGCATGACGCGGGAGCAGGCTTACCGGGCGGTCCAGGATCTGGCCGATTACTTCAAGAAGCACGAGCCTCACTCTCCCACGGCCTACCTGCTCGAGAAGGCCGTCCGCTGGGGTCGGATGCCGCTGCCGCGGCTGCTGAACGAGCTGATTGTCGATCAGCCGACGCTCGCCGAACTGTTCCGACTGATGGGAATGGAAGAGTCCGAGGACGGTCCGCATATGTAG